A section of the Drosophila subobscura isolate 14011-0131.10 chromosome A, UCBerk_Dsub_1.0, whole genome shotgun sequence genome encodes:
- the LOC117903849 gene encoding serine/threonine-protein kinase minibrain isoform X3: MYRLEDTNSGGVMDKNKQKLSAYGSSAGTVAVDTSQGGGSGGGGGGGRQRHAPLYGRFVVEEDLPATHRDVMHHHPSPSSSSEVRAMQARIPAHFRDPASGPLRKLSVDLIKTYKHINEVYYAKKKRRAQQTQGDDDSSNKKERKLYNDGYDDDNHDYIIKNGEKFLDRYEIDSLIGKGSFGQVVKAYDHEEQCHVAIKIIKNKKPFLNQAQIEVKLLEMMNRADAENKYYIVKLKRHFMWRNHLCLVFELLSYNLYDLLRNTNFRGVSLNLTRKFAQQLCTALLFLSTPELNIIHCDLKPENILLCNPKRSAIKIVDFGSSCQLGQRIYHYIQSRFYRSPEVLLGIQYDLAIDMWSLGCILVEMHTGEPLFSGCNEVDQMNKIVEVLGMPPKYLLDQAHKTRKFFDKIVTDGSYVLKKNQNGRKYKPPGSRKLHDILGVETGGPGGRRLDEPGHSVSDYLKFKDLILRMLDFDPKTRVTPYYALQHNFFKRTADEATNTSGAGATANAGAGGSGASGGSGGGGCSGGGGGPGASTSSAVSASSAAAAAAAAAASSSSTTSSTTTTGGGNGSGGSGSTGSGLALAAAAAQQQQQQQPMSLPLPLAGPGGASTSASVVDAHSHGLHALMHSNAAASAMNNFSALSLQPAAHPPALAAHNSHHSSSIHSNNNSSNNTSHSNSNSSHSNSLNSLNHINSNSNSGGGNSRRHLYGSNNSYPHPMDCDPPHGQVMPPPPPNGRMRVPALLQMSNYYAPTSLPYYGNMSAAAAAAAAAAAAAASHLMMTDSSVISASAAGGPAGPASVGATASAAVPMPVSAFMPLPMPPLPLPLQLPLSTSTTSTAGMSSMPMPMPMPMPMPMPMPMQSAGQRRHVVVGPGSAGGVVGATGNSSGSATGASSDASSSSPMVGVCVQQNPVVIH, translated from the exons ATGTATAGATTAGAGGATACGAATAGCGGAGGCGTTATGGATAAGAATAAACAGAAAT TATCTGCTTATGGGTCCAGTGCGGGCACCGTTGCCGTGGACACATCGCAGGGCGGCGGtagcggtggtggcggcggcggtggcagacAGCGTCATGCACCGCTCTATGGCCGCTTTGTTGTTGAAGAGGATCTGCCTGCCACGCATCGTGATGTGATGCATCAT CACCCTAGTCCTTCGTCTTCGTCGGAGGTGCGTGCCATGCAGGCCCGCATTCCCGCACACTTTCGTGATCCCGCTTCAGGACCATTACGAAAGCTGAGCGTCGATCTGATAAAGACCTATAAGCACATTAACGAG GTATACTATGCGAAAAAGAAGCGACGTGCCCAGCAGACACAAGGCGACGATGACTCGTCGAACAAGAAGGAGCGCAAATTATATAACGATGGCTATGACGATGATAATCATGATTATATAATCAAGAATGGCGAAAAGTTCTTGGATCGCTATGAGATTGATTCGCTAATTG GCAAAGGCAGTTTCGGTCAAGTGGTGAAGGCCTACGATCACGAGGAGCAATGCCATGTGGCGATCAAAATAATTAAGAATAAGAAACCGTTCCTAAATCAGGCACAAATCGAGGTCAAGCTGCTCGAAATGATGAATCGTGCGGAtgctgaaaataaatattatatcg TCAAGCTCAAGCGTCACTTTATGTGGCGCAACCATCTGTGCCTGGTCTTCGAGCTGCTCTCATACAACCTGTACGATCTGCTTAGGAACACAAATTTCCGCGGCGTCTCGCTGAACCTCACGCGCAAATTTGCGCAGCAACTGTGCACGGCGCTGCTGTTCCTTAGCACGCCCGAACTGAACATAATACACTGTGATTTGAAGCCCGAGAATATCTTGCTATGCAACCCCAAGCGCTCGGCCATCAAAATTGTTGACTTTGGCAGCTCCTGCCAGCTGGGACAGCGC ATCTATCACTACATCCAGTCGCGTTTCTATCGCTCGCCAGAGGTGCTACTGGGCATACAGTACGATCTGGCCATCGACATGTGGTCGCTGGGCTGCATTTTGGTTGAGATGCACACGGGAGAGCCGCTCTTCTCTGGCTGCAATGAGGTCGATCAGATGAACAAGATTGTCGAGGTACTGGGCATGCCGCCCAAATATCTGCTCGATCAGGCGCACAAGACGCGCAAGTTCTTTGACAAGATCGTCACCGATGGCTCCTATGTGCTGAAGAAGAACCAGAATGGACGCAAATACAAGCCGCCGGGATCACGGAAGCTGCATGACATACTCGGCGTGGAAACGGGCGGACCGGGTGGCAGGCGATTGGATGAGCCGGGACATTCGGTGTCGGACTATCTCAAGTTCAAGGATCTGATATTGCGCATGCTGGACTTTGACCCAAAGACGCGCGTCACACCGTACTATGCCTTGCAGCACAACTTCTTCAAGCGCACCGCCGACGAGGCGACCAACACCAGCGGCGCGGGTGCCACAGCGAATGCCGGTGCTGGTGGCAGTGGTGccagcggtggcagtggcggcggtggctgcagcggtggtggcggtggacCAGGTGCAAGCACCAGCAGTGCCGTCTCCGCCAGTtcagcggccgcagcagcagcagcggcagcggccagcTCATCAtccaccacctcctccacgACAACAACCGgcggtggcaatggcagcggcggcagcggcagcactgGCTCTGGATTGGCGttagcggcggcggcggcgcagcagcagcagcagcaacagccgatgtccctgccgctgccactggcgGGTCCGGGCGGTGCATCGACGTCAGCGTCTGTTGTGGATGCCCACAGTCATG GTCTGCATGCACTCATGCACTCGAATGCCGCGGCCAGCGCCATGAACAACTTCTCTGCCCTCAGTCTGCAGCCTGCCGCCCATCCGCCCGCTCTGGCTGCCCACAACAGCCACCACAGCAGTAGCATTcacagtaacaacaacagcagcaacaacaccagtcacagtaacagtaacagcagccacagtaaCAGCCTGAATAGCCTAAACCACAttaacagcaacagtaacagtgGTGGAGGCAACAGTCGCCGTCACTTgtatggcagcaacaacagctatCCGCATCCGATGGACTGCGATCCGCCGCATGGCCAGGTGATGCCGCCCCCACCGCCCAACGGACGCATGCGTGTACCGGCCCTGCTTCAGATGTCAAACTATTATGCGCCAACATCCTTGCCCTACTACGGGAATATGTCAGCGGCCgcggccgcagcagctgctgctgctgccgcggccGCCTCTCACCTGATGATGACCGACTCCAGTGTGATCAGTGCGTCGGCGGCTGGCGGGCCAGCCGGGCCGGCTTCGGTGGGAGCCACTGCCAGCGCCGCGGTACCCATGCCCGTGTCCGCCTTTATGCCCCTGCCGatgccgccactgccactgccattacAACTGCCGTTGTCAACGTCCACCACCTCCACGGCCGGAATGTCCTCTATGCCGATGCCCATGCcgatgcccatgcccatgcccatgccaatGCCCATGCAATCAGCTGGCCAGCGACGACATGTGGTCGTTGGGCCTGGCAGCGCGGGTGGGGTTGTAGGTGCCACTGGGAACAGCAGTGGCTCAGCGACAGGCGCCAGCAGCGatgcctcctcctcatcgccaATGGTGGGCGTTTGTGTTCAACAGAATCCTGTAGTTATACACTAG
- the LOC117903849 gene encoding serine/threonine-protein kinase minibrain isoform X1, producing MSTALVYWQSMNGGSVANGHEKATDTGTASGSGSGSGSGSGGGAWSSSSSSHASSYMQPFAARDLNPPSVVKEAPLPPLPPPPHYINYLAQIGCQHRVRRSYDNNDHDHVDLGPRHISSRFHRVQRGNSAFPTADQVDGNILIGGGGAQKLNQHQHREIPATSYSLSAYGSSAGTVAVDTSQGGGSGGGGGGGRQRHAPLYGRFVVEEDLPATHRDVMHHHPSPSSSSEVRAMQARIPAHFRDPASGPLRKLSVDLIKTYKHINEVYYAKKKRRAQQTQGDDDSSNKKERKLYNDGYDDDNHDYIIKNGEKFLDRYEIDSLIGKGSFGQVVKAYDHEEQCHVAIKIIKNKKPFLNQAQIEVKLLEMMNRADAENKYYIVKLKRHFMWRNHLCLVFELLSYNLYDLLRNTNFRGVSLNLTRKFAQQLCTALLFLSTPELNIIHCDLKPENILLCNPKRSAIKIVDFGSSCQLGQRIYHYIQSRFYRSPEVLLGIQYDLAIDMWSLGCILVEMHTGEPLFSGCNEVDQMNKIVEVLGMPPKYLLDQAHKTRKFFDKIVTDGSYVLKKNQNGRKYKPPGSRKLHDILGVETGGPGGRRLDEPGHSVSDYLKFKDLILRMLDFDPKTRVTPYYALQHNFFKRTADEATNTSGAGATANAGAGGSGASGGSGGGGCSGGGGGPGASTSSAVSASSAAAAAAAAAASSSSTTSSTTTTGGGNGSGGSGSTGSGLALAAAAAQQQQQQQPMSLPLPLAGPGGASTSASVVDAHSHGLHALMHSNAAASAMNNFSALSLQPAAHPPALAAHNSHHSSSIHSNNNSSNNTSHSNSNSSHSNSLNSLNHINSNSNSGGGNSRRHLYGSNNSYPHPMDCDPPHGQVMPPPPPNGRMRVPALLQMSNYYAPTSLPYYGNMSAAAAAAAAAAAAAASHLMMTDSSVISASAAGGPAGPASVGATASAAVPMPVSAFMPLPMPPLPLPLQLPLSTSTTSTAGMSSMPMPMPMPMPMPMPMPMQSAGQRRHVVVGPGSAGGVVGATGNSSGSATGASSDASSSSPMVGVCVQQNPVVIH from the exons ATGTCAACGGCTTTGGTTTATTGGCAGTCAATGAACGGCGGCAGCGTTGCAAATGGACACGAGAAGGCCACTGACACTGGCACAGCATCCGgtagcggcagtggcagcggcagcggcagcggtggcggcgcctggtcgtcgtcatcatcatcacatgCATCCTCGTACATGCAACCCTTTGCTGCACGCGACCTAAACCCCCCATCAGTGGTAAAGGaggcgccgctgccgccactaCCGCCGCCGCCCCATTACATCAATTATTTGGCACAAATTGGCTGCCAGCATCGTGTGAGGAGGAGCTACGATAATAATGATCATGATCATGTGGATCTTGGTCCACGGCATATCAGTTCCCGATTCCACAGAGTCCAGCGGGGCAACTCTGCTTTCCCGACTGCGGATCAGGTGGATGGCAATATCTTGatcggcggcggtggtgcaCAGAAGCTgaatcagcatcagcatcgcgAAATACCTGCAACATCGTACAGTT TATCTGCTTATGGGTCCAGTGCGGGCACCGTTGCCGTGGACACATCGCAGGGCGGCGGtagcggtggtggcggcggcggtggcagacAGCGTCATGCACCGCTCTATGGCCGCTTTGTTGTTGAAGAGGATCTGCCTGCCACGCATCGTGATGTGATGCATCAT CACCCTAGTCCTTCGTCTTCGTCGGAGGTGCGTGCCATGCAGGCCCGCATTCCCGCACACTTTCGTGATCCCGCTTCAGGACCATTACGAAAGCTGAGCGTCGATCTGATAAAGACCTATAAGCACATTAACGAG GTATACTATGCGAAAAAGAAGCGACGTGCCCAGCAGACACAAGGCGACGATGACTCGTCGAACAAGAAGGAGCGCAAATTATATAACGATGGCTATGACGATGATAATCATGATTATATAATCAAGAATGGCGAAAAGTTCTTGGATCGCTATGAGATTGATTCGCTAATTG GCAAAGGCAGTTTCGGTCAAGTGGTGAAGGCCTACGATCACGAGGAGCAATGCCATGTGGCGATCAAAATAATTAAGAATAAGAAACCGTTCCTAAATCAGGCACAAATCGAGGTCAAGCTGCTCGAAATGATGAATCGTGCGGAtgctgaaaataaatattatatcg TCAAGCTCAAGCGTCACTTTATGTGGCGCAACCATCTGTGCCTGGTCTTCGAGCTGCTCTCATACAACCTGTACGATCTGCTTAGGAACACAAATTTCCGCGGCGTCTCGCTGAACCTCACGCGCAAATTTGCGCAGCAACTGTGCACGGCGCTGCTGTTCCTTAGCACGCCCGAACTGAACATAATACACTGTGATTTGAAGCCCGAGAATATCTTGCTATGCAACCCCAAGCGCTCGGCCATCAAAATTGTTGACTTTGGCAGCTCCTGCCAGCTGGGACAGCGC ATCTATCACTACATCCAGTCGCGTTTCTATCGCTCGCCAGAGGTGCTACTGGGCATACAGTACGATCTGGCCATCGACATGTGGTCGCTGGGCTGCATTTTGGTTGAGATGCACACGGGAGAGCCGCTCTTCTCTGGCTGCAATGAGGTCGATCAGATGAACAAGATTGTCGAGGTACTGGGCATGCCGCCCAAATATCTGCTCGATCAGGCGCACAAGACGCGCAAGTTCTTTGACAAGATCGTCACCGATGGCTCCTATGTGCTGAAGAAGAACCAGAATGGACGCAAATACAAGCCGCCGGGATCACGGAAGCTGCATGACATACTCGGCGTGGAAACGGGCGGACCGGGTGGCAGGCGATTGGATGAGCCGGGACATTCGGTGTCGGACTATCTCAAGTTCAAGGATCTGATATTGCGCATGCTGGACTTTGACCCAAAGACGCGCGTCACACCGTACTATGCCTTGCAGCACAACTTCTTCAAGCGCACCGCCGACGAGGCGACCAACACCAGCGGCGCGGGTGCCACAGCGAATGCCGGTGCTGGTGGCAGTGGTGccagcggtggcagtggcggcggtggctgcagcggtggtggcggtggacCAGGTGCAAGCACCAGCAGTGCCGTCTCCGCCAGTtcagcggccgcagcagcagcagcggcagcggccagcTCATCAtccaccacctcctccacgACAACAACCGgcggtggcaatggcagcggcggcagcggcagcactgGCTCTGGATTGGCGttagcggcggcggcggcgcagcagcagcagcagcaacagccgatgtccctgccgctgccactggcgGGTCCGGGCGGTGCATCGACGTCAGCGTCTGTTGTGGATGCCCACAGTCATG GTCTGCATGCACTCATGCACTCGAATGCCGCGGCCAGCGCCATGAACAACTTCTCTGCCCTCAGTCTGCAGCCTGCCGCCCATCCGCCCGCTCTGGCTGCCCACAACAGCCACCACAGCAGTAGCATTcacagtaacaacaacagcagcaacaacaccagtcacagtaacagtaacagcagccacagtaaCAGCCTGAATAGCCTAAACCACAttaacagcaacagtaacagtgGTGGAGGCAACAGTCGCCGTCACTTgtatggcagcaacaacagctatCCGCATCCGATGGACTGCGATCCGCCGCATGGCCAGGTGATGCCGCCCCCACCGCCCAACGGACGCATGCGTGTACCGGCCCTGCTTCAGATGTCAAACTATTATGCGCCAACATCCTTGCCCTACTACGGGAATATGTCAGCGGCCgcggccgcagcagctgctgctgctgccgcggccGCCTCTCACCTGATGATGACCGACTCCAGTGTGATCAGTGCGTCGGCGGCTGGCGGGCCAGCCGGGCCGGCTTCGGTGGGAGCCACTGCCAGCGCCGCGGTACCCATGCCCGTGTCCGCCTTTATGCCCCTGCCGatgccgccactgccactgccattacAACTGCCGTTGTCAACGTCCACCACCTCCACGGCCGGAATGTCCTCTATGCCGATGCCCATGCcgatgcccatgcccatgcccatgccaatGCCCATGCAATCAGCTGGCCAGCGACGACATGTGGTCGTTGGGCCTGGCAGCGCGGGTGGGGTTGTAGGTGCCACTGGGAACAGCAGTGGCTCAGCGACAGGCGCCAGCAGCGatgcctcctcctcatcgccaATGGTGGGCGTTTGTGTTCAACAGAATCCTGTAGTTATACACTAG
- the LOC117903849 gene encoding serine/threonine-protein kinase minibrain isoform X2, which translates to MSTALVYWQSMNGGSVANGHEKATDTGTASGSGSGSGSGSGGGAWSSSSSSHASSYMQPFAARDLNPPSVVKEAPLPPLPPPPHYINYLAQIGCQHRVRRSYDNNDHDHVDLGPRHISSRFHRVQRGNSAFPTADQVDGNILIGGGGAQKLNQHQHREIPATSYSLSAYGSSAGTVAVDTSQGGGSGGGGGGGRQRHAPLYGRFVVEEDLPATHRDVMHHHPSPSSSSEVRAMQARIPAHFRDPASGPLRKLSVDLIKTYKHINEVYYAKKKRRAQQTQGDDDSSNKKERKLYNDGYDDDNHDYIIKNGEKFLDRYEIDSLIGKGSFGQVVKAYDHEEQCHVAIKIIKNKKPFLNQAQIEVKLLEMMNRADAENKYYIVKLKRHFMWRNHLCLVFELLSYNLYDLLRNTNFRGVSLNLTRKFAQQLCTALLFLSTPELNIIHCDLKPENILLCNPKRSAIKIVDFGSSCQLGQRIYHYIQSRFYRSPEVLLGIQYDLAIDMWSLGCILVEMHTGEPLFSGCNEVDQMNKIVEVLGMPPKYLLDQAHKTRKFFDKIVTDGSYVLKKNQNGRKYKPPGSRKLHDILGVETGGPGGRRLDEPGHSVSDYLKFKDLILRMLDFDPKTRVTPYYALQHNFFKRTADEATNTSGAGATANAGAGGSGASGGSGGGGCSGGGGGPGASTSSAVSASSAAAAAAAAAASSSSTTSSTTTTGGGNGSGGSGSTGSGLALAAAAAQQQQQQQPMSLPLPLAGPGGASTSASVVDAHSHGLHALMHSNAAASAMNNFSALSLQPAAHPPALAAHNSHHSSSIHSNNNSSNNTSHSNSNSSHSNSLNSLNHINSNSNSGGGNSRRHLYGSNNSYPHPMDCDPPHGQVMPPPPPNGRMRVPALLQMSNYYAPTSLPYYGNMSAAAAAAAAAAAAAASHLMMTDSSVISASAAGGPAGPASVGATASAAVPMPVSAFMPLPMPPMPMPMPMQSAGQRRHVVVGPGSAGGVVGATGNSSGSATGASSDASSSSPMVGVCVQQNPVVIH; encoded by the exons ATGTCAACGGCTTTGGTTTATTGGCAGTCAATGAACGGCGGCAGCGTTGCAAATGGACACGAGAAGGCCACTGACACTGGCACAGCATCCGgtagcggcagtggcagcggcagcggcagcggtggcggcgcctggtcgtcgtcatcatcatcacatgCATCCTCGTACATGCAACCCTTTGCTGCACGCGACCTAAACCCCCCATCAGTGGTAAAGGaggcgccgctgccgccactaCCGCCGCCGCCCCATTACATCAATTATTTGGCACAAATTGGCTGCCAGCATCGTGTGAGGAGGAGCTACGATAATAATGATCATGATCATGTGGATCTTGGTCCACGGCATATCAGTTCCCGATTCCACAGAGTCCAGCGGGGCAACTCTGCTTTCCCGACTGCGGATCAGGTGGATGGCAATATCTTGatcggcggcggtggtgcaCAGAAGCTgaatcagcatcagcatcgcgAAATACCTGCAACATCGTACAGTT TATCTGCTTATGGGTCCAGTGCGGGCACCGTTGCCGTGGACACATCGCAGGGCGGCGGtagcggtggtggcggcggcggtggcagacAGCGTCATGCACCGCTCTATGGCCGCTTTGTTGTTGAAGAGGATCTGCCTGCCACGCATCGTGATGTGATGCATCAT CACCCTAGTCCTTCGTCTTCGTCGGAGGTGCGTGCCATGCAGGCCCGCATTCCCGCACACTTTCGTGATCCCGCTTCAGGACCATTACGAAAGCTGAGCGTCGATCTGATAAAGACCTATAAGCACATTAACGAG GTATACTATGCGAAAAAGAAGCGACGTGCCCAGCAGACACAAGGCGACGATGACTCGTCGAACAAGAAGGAGCGCAAATTATATAACGATGGCTATGACGATGATAATCATGATTATATAATCAAGAATGGCGAAAAGTTCTTGGATCGCTATGAGATTGATTCGCTAATTG GCAAAGGCAGTTTCGGTCAAGTGGTGAAGGCCTACGATCACGAGGAGCAATGCCATGTGGCGATCAAAATAATTAAGAATAAGAAACCGTTCCTAAATCAGGCACAAATCGAGGTCAAGCTGCTCGAAATGATGAATCGTGCGGAtgctgaaaataaatattatatcg TCAAGCTCAAGCGTCACTTTATGTGGCGCAACCATCTGTGCCTGGTCTTCGAGCTGCTCTCATACAACCTGTACGATCTGCTTAGGAACACAAATTTCCGCGGCGTCTCGCTGAACCTCACGCGCAAATTTGCGCAGCAACTGTGCACGGCGCTGCTGTTCCTTAGCACGCCCGAACTGAACATAATACACTGTGATTTGAAGCCCGAGAATATCTTGCTATGCAACCCCAAGCGCTCGGCCATCAAAATTGTTGACTTTGGCAGCTCCTGCCAGCTGGGACAGCGC ATCTATCACTACATCCAGTCGCGTTTCTATCGCTCGCCAGAGGTGCTACTGGGCATACAGTACGATCTGGCCATCGACATGTGGTCGCTGGGCTGCATTTTGGTTGAGATGCACACGGGAGAGCCGCTCTTCTCTGGCTGCAATGAGGTCGATCAGATGAACAAGATTGTCGAGGTACTGGGCATGCCGCCCAAATATCTGCTCGATCAGGCGCACAAGACGCGCAAGTTCTTTGACAAGATCGTCACCGATGGCTCCTATGTGCTGAAGAAGAACCAGAATGGACGCAAATACAAGCCGCCGGGATCACGGAAGCTGCATGACATACTCGGCGTGGAAACGGGCGGACCGGGTGGCAGGCGATTGGATGAGCCGGGACATTCGGTGTCGGACTATCTCAAGTTCAAGGATCTGATATTGCGCATGCTGGACTTTGACCCAAAGACGCGCGTCACACCGTACTATGCCTTGCAGCACAACTTCTTCAAGCGCACCGCCGACGAGGCGACCAACACCAGCGGCGCGGGTGCCACAGCGAATGCCGGTGCTGGTGGCAGTGGTGccagcggtggcagtggcggcggtggctgcagcggtggtggcggtggacCAGGTGCAAGCACCAGCAGTGCCGTCTCCGCCAGTtcagcggccgcagcagcagcagcggcagcggccagcTCATCAtccaccacctcctccacgACAACAACCGgcggtggcaatggcagcggcggcagcggcagcactgGCTCTGGATTGGCGttagcggcggcggcggcgcagcagcagcagcagcaacagccgatgtccctgccgctgccactggcgGGTCCGGGCGGTGCATCGACGTCAGCGTCTGTTGTGGATGCCCACAGTCATG GTCTGCATGCACTCATGCACTCGAATGCCGCGGCCAGCGCCATGAACAACTTCTCTGCCCTCAGTCTGCAGCCTGCCGCCCATCCGCCCGCTCTGGCTGCCCACAACAGCCACCACAGCAGTAGCATTcacagtaacaacaacagcagcaacaacaccagtcacagtaacagtaacagcagccacagtaaCAGCCTGAATAGCCTAAACCACAttaacagcaacagtaacagtgGTGGAGGCAACAGTCGCCGTCACTTgtatggcagcaacaacagctatCCGCATCCGATGGACTGCGATCCGCCGCATGGCCAGGTGATGCCGCCCCCACCGCCCAACGGACGCATGCGTGTACCGGCCCTGCTTCAGATGTCAAACTATTATGCGCCAACATCCTTGCCCTACTACGGGAATATGTCAGCGGCCgcggccgcagcagctgctgctgctgccgcggccGCCTCTCACCTGATGATGACCGACTCCAGTGTGATCAGTGCGTCGGCGGCTGGCGGGCCAGCCGGGCCGGCTTCGGTGGGAGCCACTGCCAGCGCCGCGGTACCCATGCCCGTGTCCGCCTTTATGCCCCTGCCGatgccgcca atgcccatgccaatGCCCATGCAATCAGCTGGCCAGCGACGACATGTGGTCGTTGGGCCTGGCAGCGCGGGTGGGGTTGTAGGTGCCACTGGGAACAGCAGTGGCTCAGCGACAGGCGCCAGCAGCGatgcctcctcctcatcgccaATGGTGGGCGTTTGTGTTCAACAGAATCCTGTAGTTATACACTAG